The following proteins come from a genomic window of Thermoproteus sp.:
- a CDS encoding MBL fold metallo-hydrolase has translation MKSIHRYIEGNHIITTYVLEIGGVKVAVDPGPPNALTPTDADYVICTHIHNDHCGASGQMGKPVYVHERYVRHLLDPTKLWQSTREVLGPIADLFGQPVGAKDVRPLRDGDRLFDAIDVYFTPGHAPHHVMFYYRDEGVLFVGDGAGVYVPELKAIFPTTPPPFKYDEYIQSLRRVSALGARQICFPHFACTEEVELLKAHAEQIKAWREAARSVKERGGGVEDLLVELQRVDENAAKIAGRRGLLHDFFLMQTLIGLLQSA, from the coding sequence ATGAAGTCCATACATAGATATATAGAGGGCAACCACATAATCACCACCTACGTCTTAGAGATAGGCGGCGTGAAGGTGGCCGTAGATCCGGGCCCCCCGAATGCCCTCACCCCCACCGACGCCGACTATGTGATCTGTACCCATATACATAACGACCACTGCGGCGCCTCGGGCCAGATGGGGAAGCCCGTTTACGTCCACGAGAGGTACGTGAGGCATTTGCTGGACCCCACGAAGCTCTGGCAGTCCACAAGGGAGGTATTGGGCCCCATAGCGGACCTCTTCGGCCAGCCTGTGGGGGCTAAGGACGTGAGGCCTTTGAGGGATGGAGATAGGCTATTCGACGCGATAGATGTGTACTTCACGCCGGGCCACGCGCCCCACCACGTCATGTTCTACTATAGGGACGAAGGCGTGTTGTTTGTAGGCGACGGGGCTGGGGTCTACGTCCCCGAGCTGAAGGCCATATTCCCAACGACGCCCCCGCCCTTTAAATATGACGAATATATCCAATCGCTCAGGAGGGTCTCCGCGTTAGGCGCCAGACAGATATGTTTCCCCCACTTCGCCTGCACCGAGGAGGTAGAGCTCTTGAAGGCACACGCAGAACAGATAAAGGCTTGGCGCGAGGCGGCCAGAAGCGTCAAGGAGAGAGGAGGCGGCGTCGAGGACCTACTGGTCGAGTTGCAGAGAGTCGACGAAAATGCGGCTAAAATAGCGGGGAGGAGGGGCTTGCTCCACGACTTCTTTTTGATGCAGACATTAATAGGCCTATTGCAGAGCGCCTAG
- a CDS encoding haloacid dehalogenase — translation MLDVNRLYRELRNYEETREKVIQTSIRVTRLSKSVIYSLIRGDVEAAQRHLKDMEAVAAELKELIVKYPMFYNNGAQGLQEYVEAYSLWIFLKERRLPTLEEVGVDVMTYLMGIADIAGELGRKINEELVKKNVEVAEELKAAVERLYLDMLSLEPRDFELRKKVDYISNQANWISEKLFYAATCRQVHEAGGSNNEKA, via the coding sequence ATGCTAGATGTCAATAGGCTATATAGGGAGTTGCGGAACTACGAAGAGACGCGCGAGAAGGTGATACAGACTTCCATTAGGGTGACTAGGCTGAGCAAATCGGTGATATACTCCCTGATTAGAGGCGACGTGGAGGCGGCTCAAAGGCACTTGAAGGACATGGAGGCAGTGGCGGCTGAGCTCAAAGAGCTCATAGTGAAATACCCCATGTTCTACAACAACGGCGCGCAGGGACTGCAGGAATATGTGGAGGCCTACTCCCTCTGGATCTTCCTCAAGGAGAGGCGGCTCCCCACGCTCGAAGAGGTCGGCGTAGACGTTATGACCTACCTGATGGGAATAGCTGACATAGCCGGCGAGCTCGGCAGGAAGATAAACGAGGAGCTCGTCAAGAAGAACGTGGAGGTAGCCGAAGAGCTCAAGGCCGCGGTTGAGAGGCTCTATCTGGACATGTTGAGCCTAGAGCCGAGGGACTTCGAGTTGAGGAAGAAAGTTGATTACATCTCGAACCAAGCCAATTGGATATCCGAAAAGCTGTTCTACGCCGCTACATGCCGCCAAGTCCACGAGGCAGGCGGGAGCAATAACGAAAAGGCGTAA
- a CDS encoding amidase, which translates to MIREAVERNLADPASLREAVERALREAERNPNNYFLSLDRSLPDKAELLIKSGRRGRLFGLILAVKDNIDVAGLPTTNGAPYAKALPDRTAPVVQRLEAEGALVLGKTNMHELALGATNLNPHFGPTRNPADPSRITGGSSGGSAGAVAAGIADVALGTDTGGSVRIPAALCGVVGYKPRYGAFPMEGIRPLAPTLDHVGFFTKTVSDMAYLMETIGGIKAEPLRRFRFAVLRGIAEVDPYVDKAFWSAVSILERAGGEKFEVQIDARRYSYARAALLLSEAAAVNWKYLKEFGGIMGRDVASLLKVGTSLPAVAYIKALEVKEEATAFFSGLLKKYDVLVMPTTAIAAPKLEEADSIAVRPKLLAFTELFNLTGLPAMSVPAPASGLPVGLQIVSVDEEKLLSVALAYESP; encoded by the coding sequence ATGATAAGAGAGGCCGTCGAGAGGAATCTGGCGGACCCCGCCTCCTTGAGGGAGGCCGTCGAGAGGGCGTTGAGGGAGGCCGAGAGGAACCCCAACAACTACTTCCTGTCTCTCGACAGGTCTCTGCCGGATAAGGCCGAGTTATTGATCAAATCTGGCCGTAGGGGGAGGCTGTTCGGCTTGATTCTAGCAGTAAAAGACAACATAGACGTCGCGGGCCTCCCGACGACCAACGGAGCCCCCTACGCGAAGGCCCTGCCGGACCGCACGGCACCCGTAGTCCAACGCCTCGAGGCAGAAGGCGCCTTGGTGCTGGGCAAGACCAACATGCACGAACTGGCGCTAGGGGCCACAAACCTAAATCCTCACTTCGGCCCTACGAGAAATCCGGCGGACCCCTCTAGGATTACAGGCGGCTCCTCCGGCGGCTCTGCGGGCGCCGTGGCGGCGGGGATAGCCGACGTGGCGTTAGGCACAGACACAGGCGGCTCCGTCAGGATTCCAGCAGCTCTATGCGGTGTTGTTGGCTATAAGCCGCGCTATGGGGCCTTCCCGATGGAGGGCATAAGGCCTCTGGCCCCTACGCTCGACCACGTGGGCTTCTTCACGAAGACCGTGTCCGATATGGCCTATTTGATGGAGACAATAGGCGGGATCAAGGCCGAGCCACTCCGTAGGTTCCGCTTCGCCGTATTGAGGGGAATAGCCGAAGTGGATCCGTATGTCGACAAGGCCTTCTGGAGTGCCGTCTCGATCTTAGAGAGGGCCGGCGGCGAGAAGTTCGAAGTGCAGATAGACGCGAGGAGGTACTCCTATGCGAGAGCCGCCCTGCTCCTGTCGGAAGCCGCCGCTGTGAATTGGAAATACCTAAAGGAGTTCGGAGGCATCATGGGCCGCGACGTGGCGTCTCTGCTCAAAGTCGGCACATCTTTGCCGGCAGTAGCCTACATCAAGGCGCTTGAAGTCAAGGAGGAGGCCACAGCATTCTTCTCCGGCTTGTTGAAGAAATACGACGTATTGGTCATGCCGACTACCGCCATAGCCGCCCCGAAGCTGGAAGAGGCGGACTCCATAGCGGTGAGGCCTAAGCTCCTGGCGTTCACCGAGCTCTTCAACTTGACGGGGCTCCCGGCCATGTCAGTGCCGGCTCCCGCCTCGGGGCTTCCAGTAGGGCTACAAATAGTCTCTGTAGACGAGGAGAAGTTGTTGTCGGTAGCGCTTGCGTACGAATCCCCCTAG